A stretch of Aureispira sp. CCB-E DNA encodes these proteins:
- a CDS encoding lysophospholipid acyltransferase family protein, with translation MPFWFLYRLSDVTYWIVYKIIGYRKKVVRQNLANAFPQKTTAERILIEKKFYRHLFDILLEGLKGFTLSMEELQKRQQFMTPELPQQIIDKGKSAIIVGGHYGNWEWGGMIASTHTSSDVVILYAPIKNSYIDQYVKASRSLYNTYFWSSPKAPRAFKAYQDQVATFVLIADQSPSNPKRAHWLSFLNQDTPFLKGPASYAFNYDIPLLFIDFERIKRGYYTMTISVITETPRNYTPEELTTMYAQKLEAAIIKCPELWLWSHRRWKHSR, from the coding sequence ATGCCATTTTGGTTTTTGTATCGATTGTCTGACGTGACTTATTGGATTGTGTACAAAATAATTGGTTATCGAAAAAAGGTTGTTCGGCAAAATTTAGCCAATGCCTTTCCACAAAAAACGACCGCTGAACGCATTCTAATTGAGAAAAAGTTTTACCGTCATCTTTTTGACATACTCCTAGAAGGACTTAAAGGGTTTACACTTTCTATGGAGGAATTGCAAAAGCGGCAACAATTTATGACGCCAGAATTGCCTCAACAAATCATTGACAAAGGCAAATCTGCTATTATTGTTGGAGGGCACTATGGCAACTGGGAATGGGGTGGAATGATTGCCTCTACTCATACTAGTTCTGATGTTGTTATTCTCTACGCTCCTATTAAAAATTCTTATATTGATCAGTACGTCAAGGCTTCCCGTAGTTTGTACAATACGTATTTTTGGTCTAGCCCCAAAGCTCCGAGAGCATTCAAAGCTTATCAAGATCAAGTCGCAACTTTTGTTTTGATTGCTGACCAATCTCCTAGCAACCCTAAGCGAGCTCACTGGCTTTCTTTTTTAAATCAGGACACTCCCTTTTTAAAAGGACCAGCATCTTATGCTTTTAACTATGATATCCCTTTGCTTTTCATAGATTTTGAACGAATCAAAAGAGGCTACTACACCATGACAATATCAGTCATTACAGAAACTCCTCGAAACTACACTCCTGAAGAATTAACGACTATGTACGCTCAAAAATTAGAAGCTGCGATCATCAAATGTCCTGAATTATGGCTCTGGTCTCATAGAAGATGGAAACACAGTAGATAA
- a CDS encoding LamG-like jellyroll fold domain-containing protein: MKKAFLTTYFVVMSILAFAQTATSSYSFTGNANDNIGNNDGTVYGAVLTEDRFGNPNAAYQFDGIDDYIDFGDSSEFRFNGSYTLSTWVYIEDTLGQNIGTILVKRNPNSPYNQYNLSVTSDIQFGGNGNTIKFLHKGDIMPVSRILSSPNLTVGWHHLAVVHNAVDQVLKMYFDNVLISTTSYSNSNEQVLEVSGRPFEIGGNIVSNNHFKGKIDDVSIYRDTLSATAISDLYYQIDTTSCLVAQYTFDNNSAEDQKGNRDAVLDGATFGNDRYGNSNNALKIAGVGSDQATYIPHPIINPNNDFSISYWVNVDSFNTSQNFQYFVTSRHTATGAEQGGVDMGVNGSGEFVCVLRTSSTSIATVNSSAQTTSEWHHVVAVRANDTLKLYVDNVLVGTDAISNTNMNFPSFWTLGSIYNPGPIIYRELSGRLDDVRFYCRGLSAAEITTLYPLSTSHTIPKTSIACKIYPNPVQDVVNIELEERWNGQVQIINVSGQILYQEDINETSHSIDGRNLQTGIYFVRLLNKEGQVITRKFVK, encoded by the coding sequence ATGAAAAAAGCGTTCCTAACAACCTATTTTGTAGTCATGTCTATTCTTGCGTTTGCACAAACAGCAACTTCTTCGTACTCCTTTACAGGCAATGCCAATGACAATATAGGAAATAATGATGGTACGGTCTATGGGGCTGTACTGACCGAAGATCGTTTTGGTAATCCCAATGCTGCCTATCAATTTGATGGTATAGACGATTATATTGATTTTGGAGATTCGTCAGAATTTAGATTCAATGGCAGTTACACCCTGTCTACTTGGGTGTATATAGAGGATACCTTAGGACAAAATATTGGGACTATTTTAGTTAAAAGAAATCCGAATAGTCCATATAATCAATACAATCTATCTGTTACATCAGATATACAATTTGGAGGAAATGGAAATACAATTAAATTTTTGCACAAAGGAGACATTATGCCTGTTTCTAGAATTTTGTCTTCGCCTAATTTAACAGTAGGCTGGCATCACTTAGCAGTGGTTCATAATGCAGTTGATCAAGTATTAAAAATGTATTTTGACAATGTTTTAATTTCAACAACAAGTTATAGCAATTCAAATGAACAGGTGTTGGAAGTGTCTGGTCGACCATTCGAAATTGGAGGTAATATAGTTTCTAACAATCATTTTAAAGGAAAAATAGATGATGTGAGCATTTATCGAGATACATTATCGGCTACTGCTATCTCTGATTTGTATTACCAAATTGATACAACAAGTTGTTTAGTAGCTCAATATACTTTTGATAACAATAGTGCCGAGGATCAGAAGGGCAATCGAGATGCTGTTTTGGATGGGGCAACGTTTGGGAATGATAGATATGGAAATTCAAACAATGCTCTGAAAATAGCAGGTGTAGGGTCAGATCAAGCGACTTATATCCCACATCCAATAATTAACCCAAACAATGATTTTAGCATTTCTTATTGGGTCAATGTTGATTCATTCAATACCTCTCAAAATTTTCAATACTTTGTTACCTCAAGACATACAGCAACAGGCGCAGAACAAGGTGGGGTTGATATGGGAGTGAATGGATCGGGAGAATTTGTTTGCGTTTTGCGCACCTCCTCAACATCCATTGCTACTGTAAATTCTTCTGCGCAAACAACCAGTGAATGGCATCATGTTGTAGCTGTTAGAGCTAATGACACACTCAAATTGTATGTTGACAATGTTTTGGTAGGAACTGATGCAATAAGTAATACGAATATGAATTTTCCTAGTTTTTGGACATTAGGTTCTATTTACAATCCTGGTCCAATAATTTACCGTGAATTAAGTGGTCGTTTGGATGATGTCCGTTTTTATTGTAGAGGATTAAGTGCTGCAGAAATCACAACCTTGTATCCACTTTCAACTAGTCATACAATTCCCAAAACTTCTATTGCTTGTAAAATATATCCCAATCCAGTACAAGATGTCGTTAATATTGAGTTAGAAGAAAGGTGGAATGGTCAAGTGCAAATCATCAATGTAAGTGGACAAATATTGTATCAAGAGGATATAAATGAAACAAGTCACTCAATAGATGGTAGAAACCTACAAACAGGGATTTATTTTGTTCGATTGTTGAATAAGGAAGGACAAGTAATAACTCGAAAATTTGTTAAGTAG
- a CDS encoding LytTR family DNA-binding domain-containing protein, protein MKAVIIDDESKARHLLSTILTDYCPQITHIEEAASLMDGVQLIRTSKPNLVFLDIEMPDYLGIEIGDFLDAHEMTFHLIFTTAYSEYAIKAFEVNAVDYLLKPIRPKQIKNALNKIEQRSQYNTIAQQLTTLKESIQDNAFKKIAVPVSSGILFVDIEDIICMEADGMYTKLHTNSSGTQIISKPLKYFVEMLSHNEHFYRTHRSFLINIRFVRQYIKKDGHSILLEKNIETPLSRDKKEPFLEIINRMT, encoded by the coding sequence ATGAAAGCAGTCATTATTGACGATGAGTCAAAAGCAAGACATCTCTTATCGACCATTCTAACAGATTATTGCCCTCAAATTACACATATTGAAGAAGCCGCCAGCTTGATGGACGGCGTCCAACTGATTAGAACCTCTAAACCAAACCTTGTTTTTTTAGATATCGAAATGCCTGACTATTTAGGAATCGAAATTGGAGATTTTTTAGACGCTCATGAAATGACGTTTCATCTAATTTTCACAACAGCTTATAGCGAATATGCTATTAAAGCATTTGAGGTTAATGCCGTAGACTATTTGTTAAAACCCATTCGCCCCAAACAGATTAAAAATGCTTTAAATAAAATAGAACAAAGATCTCAATACAATACTATTGCCCAACAACTGACTACTTTGAAAGAGTCCATCCAAGACAATGCTTTCAAAAAAATTGCCGTTCCTGTCTCTTCTGGAATTTTGTTTGTAGACATCGAGGATATTATTTGCATGGAAGCTGATGGCATGTATACAAAATTGCATACTAATTCTAGTGGCACTCAAATTATTTCCAAACCTTTAAAGTATTTTGTAGAAATGTTGAGCCACAACGAGCATTTTTATCGAACACATCGTTCCTTTTTAATCAACATTCGCTTTGTACGACAATACATCAAAAAAGATGGTCATAGCATTTTGTTAGAAAAAAATATAGAAACACCACTTTCTAGAGATAAAAAAGAACCTTTTTTGGAGATCATCAATCGAATGACTTAA